A single genomic interval of Chrysemys picta bellii isolate R12L10 chromosome 8, ASM1138683v2, whole genome shotgun sequence harbors:
- the SRA1 gene encoding steroid receptor RNA activator 1 translates to MRGRDVAMAERYVKPGNKERGWNDPPQFSYGLQIQCGGPKRHHLARRVPGPADGAPQAPPPANSAPPAVPAALASKPVGPPPLAVVSPALRPDAAKQVASLAEEECEVKVDDVLAPLNETLSMCRNIVQKQVCDDISRRLAVFRELWLQGKLSAPVRKRMNILVQELQRQHWDVADEIHRSLMVDHVNEVSQWMVGIKRLIAEARNLPPGDLVANDEQGAGAQPAEEAL, encoded by the exons ATGCGCGGCCGTGACGTGGCGATGGCGGAACGCTACGTGAAACCGG GGAACAAGGAGCGCGGCTGGAACGATCCCCCCCAGTTTTCCTATGGGCTGCAGATCCAGTGTGGAGGCCCGAAGCGCCACCACCTCGCACGCAgggtccccggcccggccgatGGAGCCCCCCAAG CCCCACCTCCAGCGAATTCTGCTCCTCCCGCGGTGCCAGCAGCCTTAGCCTCAAAACCTGTGGGCCCTCCGCCTCTTGCTGTGGTCAGCCCTGCTCTGAGGCCAGATGCCGCAAAGCAGGTTGCGAGCCTGGCTGAGGAGGAGTGCGAGGTGAAGGTAGACGATGTTCTAGCCCCTCTGAatgagactctgagcatgtgcaggAACATCGTGCAG AAACAGGTTTGTGATGACATCAGCAGACGCCTTGCTGTGTTTCGGGAGCTGTGGCTTCAGGGAAAGCTGTCTGCccctgtgaggaagaggatgaataTCCTGGTGCAGG AGCTCCAGCGGCAGCACTGGGACGTGGCTGATGAAATCCATCGCTCGCTCATGGTGGACCATGTCAATGAAGTCAGTCAGTGGATGGTGGGAATCAAACGGTTAATTGCTGAAGCAAGGAACTTGCCTCCTGGAGACTTGGTTGCAAATGatgagcagggagctggagctcAGCCAGCCGAAGAGGCCCTGTGA
- the EIF4EBP3 gene encoding eukaryotic translation initiation factor 4E-binding protein 3, translated as MAATSTTSSCPIPGGRDPGSPDGYSCTPGGTLYSTTPGGTRIIYDRKFLLECKNSPVARTPPCYLPHIPGITSPPHAALSKLEDLKEQNETEEEVPDDNQFAMDI; from the exons ATGGCCGCTACGAGCACCACAAGCTCCTGTCCCATTCCGGGCGGTCGAGACCCGGGCTCCCCGGACGGCTACAGCTGCACTCCCGGTGGGACCCTCTACTCCACCACCCCAGGGG GTACCAGGATAATCTATGACCGTAAGTTCCTGCTGGAGTGTAAGAACTCGCCCGTTGCCAGGACCCCCCCCTGCTACCTTCCTCACATCCCTGGCATCACCTCTCCCCCGCACGCGGCGCTCTCCAAGCTGGAGGATCTTAAGGAACAAAATGAGACTGAGGAAGAGGTCCCAG ATGACAATCAGTTTGCCATGGATATCTGA